Proteins encoded within one genomic window of Prauserella marina:
- a CDS encoding aminotransferase class I/II-fold pyridoxal phosphate-dependent enzyme, which translates to MVDFAPLPGPARRAEVAPFHVMEVLSAAQARQRTHGDVIALCAGQPTAGAPKPVVAAAERALRGGDLGYTVQLGVPELREAVAGHYVRSYGLDVQPKDVIITTGSSGGFLLSFLAAFEAGDRVAMARPGYPAYRNLLTALGCEVVEFGTDESTRFQPTTELLDELGPISGLIVASPSNPTGTMLGTGELAAIADWCSARGVQLISDEIYHGISYGTEVGCAWRTAPESLVLGSFSKYFAMTGWRLGWMLVPQRLHRAVDVLTGNFNICPPALAQQAAVAAFTEESYAELDGHVAHYRTNRDLLLDGLSSLGLDKVAPVDGAFYAYVDVSEHTDDSLGWCQRLLADTGVAITPGIDFDPEEGGRFVRFSFAGATADVTEGVRRLGAWLPHSGGTPAFP; encoded by the coding sequence ATGGTCGACTTCGCCCCGCTCCCCGGCCCGGCGCGCCGCGCCGAAGTCGCGCCCTTCCACGTGATGGAGGTGCTTTCGGCAGCACAGGCCAGGCAACGCACGCACGGTGACGTCATCGCGTTGTGCGCGGGCCAGCCGACAGCCGGCGCGCCGAAGCCGGTGGTCGCCGCCGCGGAGCGAGCGCTGCGTGGCGGCGACCTCGGGTACACGGTGCAACTCGGCGTCCCCGAACTCAGGGAAGCCGTCGCGGGGCACTACGTCCGCTCGTACGGACTCGACGTTCAGCCGAAGGACGTCATCATCACCACCGGTTCATCCGGTGGTTTTCTGCTGTCGTTCCTTGCCGCTTTCGAGGCAGGCGACAGGGTCGCCATGGCGAGACCCGGCTACCCCGCCTACCGCAACCTGCTCACGGCACTCGGTTGCGAGGTCGTCGAGTTCGGCACCGACGAGAGCACGAGATTTCAGCCGACGACGGAACTGCTCGACGAACTCGGTCCCATCAGCGGACTCATCGTCGCGAGCCCGAGCAATCCGACCGGAACGATGCTCGGCACCGGTGAACTCGCCGCGATCGCCGACTGGTGCTCGGCTCGCGGCGTCCAGCTCATCAGCGACGAGATCTACCACGGTATTTCCTACGGAACCGAGGTCGGCTGCGCGTGGCGGACCGCGCCGGAGTCACTGGTGCTCGGCTCGTTCTCGAAGTACTTCGCGATGACGGGCTGGCGGCTCGGCTGGATGCTGGTTCCCCAGCGCCTGCACCGTGCGGTGGACGTGCTGACCGGCAACTTCAACATCTGCCCTCCCGCGCTCGCCCAGCAGGCGGCCGTCGCCGCCTTCACCGAAGAGTCCTACGCGGAACTGGACGGGCATGTCGCGCACTACCGCACCAACCGTGACCTGCTGCTCGACGGCCTTTCCTCGCTGGGGCTCGACAAGGTGGCGCCGGTCGACGGCGCCTTCTACGCCTACGTCGACGTCTCGGAGCACACCGACGACAGCCTCGGCTGGTGTCAGCGGCTGCTTGCCGATACCGGGGTCGCCATTACTCCCGGTATCGACTTCGATCCCGAGGAAGGAGGCCGGTTCGTGCGGTTTTCCTTTGCCGGTGCGACCGCCGATGTCACGGAGGGTGTTCGTCGGCTGGGAGCCTGGCTGCCCCACTCCGGGGGAACCCCGGCTTTTCCCTGA
- the purD gene encoding phosphoribosylamine--glycine ligase, translating to MRVLVIGSGAREHALVLAASHDPAVTALACAPGNAGTAALSETLGADLTDPAAIAAVAEQWSADLVVIGPEVPLVAGAADAVRKTGIACFGPSASAARIEGSKSFAKDVMAAAKVPTARSEVVDNPAHLDATLARFGPTWVVKDDGLAAGKGVVVTSDIDKARKHALMLLDGGHPVLFESFLEGPEASLFCFVDGRTVVPLLPAQDFKRVGDGDAGPNTGGMGAYAPLPWAPADLVDDVVATIVQPVVDELVARDAAFSGLLYAGLALTADGPQVIEFNCRFGDPETQAVLALLRTPIVTLLNATARGTLAEQPPLEWAEGAAVTVVMAAEGYPGVPRTGDVITGSEAEGVLHAGTRRRDDGAVVSNGGRVLSVVGTGDDLEAAREEAYERVGKVRLLGAHYRTDIAALAARGAVAVPSE from the coding sequence GTGCGCGTCCTGGTTATCGGCTCCGGAGCCCGTGAGCACGCCCTCGTCCTCGCCGCTTCACACGATCCGGCGGTGACGGCGCTTGCCTGTGCCCCCGGCAACGCGGGGACGGCTGCCCTCTCCGAGACTCTTGGTGCCGACCTCACCGATCCGGCCGCCATCGCGGCAGTCGCCGAGCAGTGGTCGGCCGACCTGGTCGTCATCGGCCCCGAGGTGCCGCTTGTCGCCGGTGCGGCCGACGCCGTCCGCAAGACAGGCATCGCGTGCTTCGGCCCCTCGGCTTCGGCGGCCCGGATCGAGGGCTCCAAGTCGTTCGCCAAGGACGTGATGGCCGCGGCGAAGGTGCCGACGGCTCGCAGCGAGGTCGTCGACAACCCGGCGCACCTCGATGCGACCCTCGCGCGGTTCGGTCCCACCTGGGTGGTCAAGGACGACGGGCTTGCCGCGGGCAAGGGCGTCGTCGTCACCAGCGACATCGACAAGGCCCGCAAGCACGCGCTCATGCTGCTCGACGGTGGCCACCCCGTGCTCTTCGAATCGTTTCTCGAAGGGCCGGAAGCCTCGCTGTTCTGCTTTGTCGACGGCAGGACGGTCGTCCCGCTGTTGCCCGCACAGGACTTCAAGCGGGTCGGCGACGGTGACGCTGGGCCCAACACGGGCGGTATGGGCGCGTACGCGCCGCTGCCGTGGGCGCCCGCCGACCTGGTCGACGACGTCGTCGCCACCATCGTGCAACCCGTCGTCGACGAACTCGTGGCGAGGGACGCGGCCTTCTCGGGACTGCTGTACGCGGGGCTCGCGCTGACCGCGGACGGTCCGCAGGTGATCGAGTTCAACTGCCGGTTCGGCGACCCGGAGACCCAGGCCGTGCTCGCGCTGCTGCGCACGCCCATCGTCACGTTGCTGAACGCGACGGCGCGGGGAACGCTCGCCGAGCAGCCGCCGCTGGAATGGGCGGAAGGAGCTGCCGTCACCGTCGTCATGGCCGCGGAAGGATATCCCGGAGTTCCCCGTACTGGCGATGTCATCACGGGCAGTGAGGCCGAAGGTGTCCTGCACGCGGGAACCCGGCGGCGGGACGACGGCGCCGTGGTCTCCAACGGCGGCAGGGTGCTTTCCGTCGTCGGCACGGGCGACGACCTCGAAGCCGCGCGCGAAGAGGCTTACGAGCGCGTCGGCAAGGTTCGCCTGCTCGGCGCGCACTACCGCACCGACATCGCCGCGCTGGCCGCTCGCGGCGCCGTCGCGGTTCCCAGCGAATAG
- a CDS encoding glycerophosphodiester phosphodiesterase translates to MSRKRWTILAMCTLAVLGTTSVSGHAEPRADATSPEARAGKPSDDFVIVAHRGASGYRPEHTLAAYELAARMGADFIEPDLVTTKDGVLVARHEPEIGGTTDVADHPEFADRKTTKDLDGTPVTGWFAEDFTLAELKTLRAKERIPELRPHNTVYDGRFEIPTFQEVIDLSRELSRELRRDIGIYPETKHPTYFKRQGLPLEPAFVDTLKRNGLNKRGASVYVQSFEVGNLKELRGKLRVPLVQLVNASGAPYDFVAGGDPRTYDDLVTPDGLAEIARYAEGLGPALDRVIPRDADGRLTQPTAIVDDAHAAGLEVHPWTFCAENNFLPADLRSSDDPAAWGDILTAYELFIATGIDGLFADQPDIAVEVAGNR, encoded by the coding sequence ATGAGCCGTAAGCGATGGACGATCCTCGCCATGTGCACGCTGGCCGTCCTCGGCACGACGAGCGTTTCCGGTCACGCCGAGCCGAGGGCCGACGCGACCTCGCCCGAGGCACGGGCAGGCAAGCCTTCCGACGATTTCGTGATCGTCGCGCACAGGGGCGCGTCGGGCTACCGGCCGGAGCACACTCTCGCCGCGTACGAACTCGCCGCGAGGATGGGCGCCGACTTCATCGAGCCCGACCTGGTGACCACCAAGGACGGCGTGCTCGTCGCGAGGCACGAACCGGAGATCGGCGGGACGACCGACGTCGCTGACCATCCCGAGTTCGCCGACCGCAAGACCACGAAGGACCTCGACGGGACACCGGTCACCGGCTGGTTCGCCGAGGACTTCACGCTGGCCGAGCTGAAGACGCTCAGAGCGAAAGAACGCATCCCCGAGCTGCGCCCGCACAACACCGTCTACGACGGCAGGTTCGAGATCCCCACCTTCCAGGAGGTGATCGACCTCTCCCGCGAACTGTCCCGCGAGCTACGCCGCGACATCGGGATCTACCCGGAGACCAAGCACCCGACCTACTTCAAGCGACAGGGATTGCCGCTCGAACCCGCATTCGTCGACACGTTGAAACGCAACGGGCTCAACAAGCGTGGCGCGAGTGTCTACGTCCAGTCCTTCGAGGTGGGCAACCTCAAGGAGCTGAGGGGGAAGCTGCGGGTTCCGCTCGTGCAACTCGTCAACGCCTCCGGCGCGCCATACGACTTCGTCGCCGGCGGCGATCCGCGCACCTACGACGACCTCGTCACGCCGGATGGTCTCGCCGAAATCGCGCGCTATGCCGAAGGGCTCGGCCCGGCGCTTGACAGGGTGATTCCCAGGGATGCCGATGGCAGGCTCACGCAGCCGACGGCGATCGTCGATGACGCGCACGCGGCAGGTCTCGAAGTGCACCCGTGGACTTTTTGCGCCGAGAACAACTTCCTCCCGGCCGACTTGCGCTCCTCCGATGATCCCGCCGCGTGGGGCGACATCCTCACCGCGTACGAGTTGTTCATAGCAACCGGAATCGACGGACTGTTCGCCGATCAGCCCGACATCGCGGTCGAGGTGGCAGGGAACCGGTAG
- a CDS encoding MerR family transcriptional regulator, protein MTSYTPAEAAEKSGFSIDTLRYYEKIGLLSPVARTAGGRRRYSDDDVGLLHLLRCLRDTDMPIVDMHRFVTLLRGGEEHAAERLAVLRDHEVRVERRIGELRQHQQLIRYKIDWYSNEMPSCSAAVTMAD, encoded by the coding sequence GTGACCTCCTACACCCCCGCCGAGGCGGCCGAGAAGTCCGGCTTCAGCATCGACACGCTGAGGTACTACGAGAAGATCGGTCTGCTCTCCCCCGTCGCACGGACGGCGGGAGGGCGAAGGCGTTACTCCGATGACGACGTGGGACTGCTTCACCTGCTTCGCTGCCTTCGCGACACCGACATGCCCATCGTCGACATGCACCGGTTCGTGACGCTGCTTCGCGGCGGTGAGGAGCATGCGGCGGAACGGCTCGCCGTGCTCCGCGATCACGAGGTCAGGGTCGAGCGGCGGATCGGGGAGCTGAGGCAGCACCAGCAATTGATCCGGTACAAGATCGACTGGTATTCGAACGAGATGCCTTCGTGTTCGGCGGCCGTGACGATGGCCGATTGA
- a CDS encoding ankyrin repeat domain-containing protein, with protein sequence MQAVFQDIVKGDEASVRSRIENNPSLVDAVASGSPKKYVGQSALQVAIRTGRFGIARFLLEKGSDPRFVDVKSPTGWSRSVFHDAAVAAVMRSRWSRRTFNAASEQVWLIAETAKSDEAFEMLVALIEAGADATAVDSLGATPLGRAVLAAHDVLPRRNDEKPELSDGKPLTPELVDDLTRIFELLKTHGADPEQVEPQLEKSLANRYRHELVGKFLKGGVEPDSAA encoded by the coding sequence ATGCAGGCGGTCTTCCAAGACATTGTCAAGGGCGATGAGGCGAGCGTCCGATCGCGGATCGAGAACAATCCGTCACTTGTCGATGCCGTCGCCTCGGGGTCGCCGAAGAAGTATGTCGGCCAGTCTGCGCTACAGGTGGCGATCCGCACAGGTCGGTTTGGCATCGCGAGGTTTCTGCTGGAGAAGGGGAGCGACCCCCGCTTCGTCGACGTGAAGTCGCCGACTGGGTGGTCGAGGTCTGTTTTTCATGACGCCGCGGTGGCGGCGGTGATGCGCTCGCGCTGGTCACGTCGGACATTCAATGCGGCATCGGAGCAGGTGTGGCTGATCGCTGAGACCGCGAAGAGCGATGAAGCGTTCGAGATGCTCGTCGCGCTCATCGAGGCGGGCGCTGACGCTACGGCTGTGGATTCTTTGGGAGCGACTCCGCTCGGACGAGCGGTGCTTGCGGCGCACGACGTGCTGCCCAGGCGCAATGACGAGAAGCCCGAACTGTCCGACGGAAAACCCCTCACTCCTGAACTGGTCGATGACCTCACTCGCATCTTTGAACTCTTGAAGACACACGGAGCCGATCCGGAGCAAGTCGAGCCTCAGCTCGAAAAGTCCCTTGCGAACCGCTATCGCCACGAACTCGTTGGTAAGTTCCTCAAGGGTGGAGTCGAGCCGGACTCGGCTGCATGA
- a CDS encoding adenylosuccinate synthase → MPAIVLIGAQWGDEGKGKATDLLGDRVQWVVRYQGGNNAGHTVVLPDGQDFALHLIPSGILTPGVTNVIGNGVVVDPGVLLDELAGIEERGVDTERLLISADAHLIMPYHVEIDKVTERYLGAKRIGTTGRGIGPCYQDKVARVGVRVQDLLDEKILRQKVEAALEFKNQVLVKVYNRKALDPDEVTDTVLEQGERFAHRIADTRLLLNKALEAGETVLLEGSQGTLLDVDHGTYPFVTSSNPTSGGASVGSGIGPGRITTVLGILKAYTTRVGSGPFPTELHDEAGENLRKAGGEFGVTTGRSRRTGWFDAVIGRYAVRVNGITDYFLTKLDVLSGLERVPVCVGYEVDGFRTDDMPMTQTDVHHAVPVYEELPGWWEDISQCRTFEELPANARAYVERLEELVGARVSAIGVGPGREQTIVRHEFV, encoded by the coding sequence ATGCCGGCCATCGTGCTCATCGGAGCCCAGTGGGGAGACGAAGGCAAGGGCAAGGCCACCGACCTGCTCGGCGACCGTGTCCAGTGGGTTGTTCGCTACCAGGGCGGCAACAACGCGGGGCACACCGTCGTCCTGCCCGACGGTCAGGACTTCGCCCTCCACCTCATCCCGTCCGGCATCCTCACGCCGGGGGTGACGAACGTGATCGGCAACGGTGTCGTCGTCGACCCCGGCGTGCTGCTCGACGAGCTGGCCGGTATCGAGGAGCGGGGTGTCGACACCGAGCGCCTGCTGATCTCGGCCGACGCGCACTTGATCATGCCCTACCACGTGGAGATCGATAAGGTCACCGAGCGCTACCTCGGCGCGAAGCGGATCGGCACGACCGGTCGTGGCATCGGGCCCTGCTACCAGGACAAGGTCGCGCGCGTCGGGGTCAGGGTCCAGGACCTGCTCGACGAGAAGATCCTGCGGCAGAAGGTCGAGGCCGCGCTGGAGTTCAAGAATCAGGTGCTCGTCAAGGTCTACAACCGCAAGGCGCTCGACCCCGACGAGGTCACCGACACCGTGCTTGAGCAAGGCGAGCGGTTCGCACATCGCATCGCCGACACCAGGCTGCTGCTCAACAAGGCCCTTGAGGCGGGAGAGACCGTCCTGCTCGAAGGCTCGCAGGGCACGCTGCTCGACGTCGATCACGGCACCTACCCGTTCGTGACGTCGTCCAACCCGACCTCGGGTGGAGCGAGCGTCGGTTCCGGCATCGGCCCTGGCCGCATCACCACGGTGCTCGGCATCCTCAAGGCGTACACCACGAGGGTCGGTTCCGGCCCCTTCCCCACCGAACTGCACGATGAGGCAGGCGAGAACCTTCGCAAGGCCGGTGGCGAGTTCGGGGTCACGACGGGCCGTTCGCGGCGCACCGGCTGGTTCGACGCGGTCATCGGCCGCTACGCGGTGCGGGTCAACGGCATCACCGATTACTTCCTCACGAAGCTCGACGTGCTTTCCGGGCTTGAGCGGGTCCCGGTGTGTGTCGGCTACGAGGTCGACGGTTTCCGCACGGACGACATGCCGATGACGCAGACCGACGTTCACCACGCCGTCCCGGTCTACGAGGAGTTGCCGGGCTGGTGGGAGGACATCAGCCAGTGCCGCACGTTCGAGGAACTGCCTGCCAACGCACGGGCTTACGTCGAGCGGCTTGAGGAACTCGTCGGCGCCAGGGTTTCCGCCATCGGCGTCGGTCCCGGCAGGGAGCAGACGATCGTTCGCCACGAGTTCGTGTAG
- a CDS encoding HNH endonuclease family protein: MLLTAGVTNVASAEPPNIPDETTAQAQLAELAVAPDGSMDGYDRDLFPHWSDQGDNCNTREAVLKRDGTGVETGTDCYPTSGSWHSPYDDETWTEPSDVDIDHVVPLANAYRTGADEWTTAQREQFANDLTDAQLIAVTDNVNQEKGDQSPEAWKPPAESYWCTYASMWISVKHKWELTVNDAEKVALTEMLETC, from the coding sequence CTGCTGCTCACCGCGGGAGTGACCAACGTCGCCTCGGCCGAACCGCCGAACATCCCCGACGAGACCACCGCGCAGGCCCAGCTCGCCGAACTCGCCGTCGCTCCCGACGGCTCGATGGACGGCTACGACAGGGACCTCTTCCCGCACTGGAGCGACCAGGGCGACAACTGCAACACCAGGGAAGCCGTGCTCAAGCGCGACGGAACCGGGGTGGAAACGGGAACCGACTGCTACCCGACGTCAGGTAGCTGGCACAGCCCCTACGACGACGAAACCTGGACCGAACCGTCCGACGTCGACATCGACCACGTCGTGCCACTCGCCAACGCCTACCGGACCGGCGCCGACGAATGGACCACCGCGCAGCGCGAGCAGTTCGCCAACGACCTCACCGACGCGCAGCTCATCGCCGTCACCGACAACGTCAACCAAGAGAAGGGCGACCAGTCACCGGAGGCGTGGAAACCGCCTGCCGAGTCCTACTGGTGCACCTACGCGAGCATGTGGATCAGCGTCAAGCACAAGTGGGAGCTGACCGTCAACGATGCCGAAAAAGTCGCGCTCACCGAGATGCTCGAAACCTGCTGA
- a CDS encoding DUF3151 domain-containing protein has protein sequence MTHGNLLEPEATKLPERPEPQAALDAGTDPAEVAAEHPDFSATWAALGERALGEDEVVAAYAYARTGYHRGLDQLRRAGWKGFGPVPWAHGPNQGFLRSLAVLAKAAGRIGETEEYERCKQFIIDSDPAAAQATGLA, from the coding sequence ATGACTCACGGCAACCTCCTCGAACCGGAAGCCACCAAACTGCCAGAGCGGCCGGAGCCACAGGCAGCGCTCGACGCGGGTACGGATCCGGCAGAGGTCGCTGCCGAACACCCCGACTTCAGCGCCACGTGGGCCGCGCTCGGCGAGCGTGCGCTCGGCGAGGACGAGGTCGTCGCGGCCTACGCCTACGCCCGCACCGGTTACCACAGGGGCCTTGATCAGCTCCGGCGTGCGGGCTGGAAGGGCTTCGGTCCCGTCCCGTGGGCGCACGGGCCCAACCAGGGCTTCCTGAGGTCGCTCGCCGTTCTCGCGAAGGCCGCGGGCCGGATCGGCGAGACCGAGGAATACGAACGCTGCAAGCAGTTCATCATCGACTCCGACCCCGCCGCGGCCCAAGCCACCGGCCTGGCCTAA
- the fbaA gene encoding class II fructose-bisphosphate aldolase, which produces MPIATPEVYAEMLDRAKANEFAYPAINVTSSETLNAALRGFAEAESDGIIQFSTGGAEFASGQKVKDMVTGAAALAEFAHVVAAKYPINVALHTDHCPKDKLDGFVRPLLEISQERVDRGENPLFQSHMWDGSAIDLDENLSIATELLAKSAAAKIILEVEIGVVGGEEDGVANEINEKLYTAEGDFVKTIDALGAGEKGRYLLAATFGNVHGAYKPGAVQLRPDVLKRGQQVASEKLGLAEGSKPFELVFHGGSGSLLEEIHEALSYGVVKMNVDTDTQYAFTRPIADHMFKNYDGVLKIDGEVGNKKTYDPRSYLKAAEGAMATRVVEAAENLKSAGKKL; this is translated from the coding sequence ATGCCCATCGCCACCCCCGAGGTCTACGCTGAAATGCTGGACAGGGCCAAGGCGAACGAGTTCGCGTATCCCGCCATCAACGTGACCTCGTCGGAGACCCTGAACGCCGCGTTGAGGGGCTTCGCGGAAGCCGAGAGCGACGGGATCATCCAGTTCTCGACGGGTGGTGCCGAGTTCGCGTCGGGGCAGAAGGTCAAGGACATGGTCACCGGTGCGGCGGCGCTCGCGGAGTTCGCGCACGTCGTCGCCGCGAAGTACCCGATCAACGTCGCGCTGCACACCGACCACTGCCCCAAGGACAAGCTCGACGGCTTCGTCAGGCCGCTGCTGGAGATTTCGCAGGAGCGCGTCGACAGGGGTGAGAACCCGCTCTTCCAGTCCCACATGTGGGACGGCTCGGCCATCGACCTCGACGAGAACCTGTCGATCGCGACCGAGCTGCTGGCGAAGTCCGCGGCGGCCAAGATCATCCTTGAGGTCGAGATCGGCGTCGTCGGCGGCGAGGAAGACGGTGTCGCCAACGAGATCAACGAAAAGCTCTACACGGCCGAGGGCGACTTCGTGAAGACCATCGACGCGCTCGGCGCGGGTGAGAAGGGCCGGTACCTGCTCGCCGCGACGTTCGGCAACGTGCACGGCGCCTACAAGCCGGGCGCTGTGCAGTTGCGTCCGGACGTGCTCAAGCGCGGTCAGCAGGTCGCATCGGAGAAGCTCGGCCTCGCCGAGGGATCGAAGCCGTTCGAACTCGTCTTCCACGGCGGCTCCGGATCGCTGCTTGAGGAGATCCACGAGGCGCTGTCCTACGGCGTCGTGAAGATGAACGTCGACACCGACACCCAGTACGCGTTCACCCGGCCTATCGCCGATCACATGTTCAAGAACTACGACGGCGTGCTCAAGATCGACGGTGAGGTCGGCAACAAGAAGACCTACGACCCGCGCAGCTACCTCAAGGCGGCCGAGGGTGCCATGGCAACTCGCGTCGTCGAGGCGGCCGAGAACCTCAAGTCGGCGGGCAAGAAGCTCTGA
- a CDS encoding LLM class F420-dependent oxidoreductase, with amino-acid sequence MAVNLGKIGIWRGAPGLNPDLAVEVEKLGYGAIWIGGSPGAELRLAEDLLDATSTIAVATGIVNMWNSDAATVGASYKRIAARHPGRFLLGVGIGHPEATQIYQKPYEKIVSYLDELDEAGVPVEEMALAALGPKVLRLAAERTAGAHPYLTTPEHTRQARDILGDGVLLAPEQKVVFDTDPERARAVARPAIENPYLHLVNYVNNLKRLGWKDEDIADGGSDQLIDALGIHGDAKTVAEGVTAHLDAGADHVCVQVLSAGDDPLPGYRQLADILL; translated from the coding sequence ATGGCTGTGAATCTCGGGAAGATCGGAATCTGGCGGGGCGCCCCAGGGCTCAACCCCGACCTCGCCGTCGAAGTGGAGAAGCTCGGTTACGGAGCCATCTGGATCGGCGGGTCACCGGGTGCCGAGCTGAGACTCGCCGAGGATCTGCTCGACGCGACTAGCACGATCGCGGTCGCCACCGGAATCGTCAACATGTGGAACAGCGACGCCGCGACGGTGGGCGCCTCGTACAAGCGCATCGCGGCGCGGCATCCGGGCCGGTTCCTGCTGGGCGTCGGCATCGGACACCCCGAGGCGACCCAGATCTACCAGAAGCCCTACGAGAAGATCGTGTCCTATCTCGACGAGCTCGACGAGGCGGGTGTTCCGGTCGAGGAAATGGCACTCGCCGCGCTCGGGCCCAAGGTGTTGCGGCTTGCCGCCGAGCGGACCGCCGGTGCGCACCCTTACCTCACGACGCCGGAGCACACTCGCCAGGCAAGGGACATCCTCGGCGACGGCGTCCTGCTGGCGCCTGAGCAGAAGGTGGTGTTCGACACCGATCCCGAGCGGGCGCGCGCGGTGGCGAGGCCGGCCATCGAGAATCCGTATCTGCATCTCGTCAACTATGTGAACAACCTCAAGCGGTTGGGCTGGAAGGACGAGGACATCGCCGACGGCGGTAGTGATCAGCTCATCGACGCGCTCGGCATCCACGGCGACGCGAAGACCGTCGCCGAGGGAGTGACCGCCCACCTCGACGCCGGTGCCGATCACGTGTGCGTCCAGGTGCTCAGCGCGGGCGACGACCCGTTGCCCGGATACCGGCAGCTCGCGGACATTCTTCTCTGA
- a CDS encoding SDR family oxidoreductase yields MAFLTGGKVKGKVVLITGAARGIGAGLAERLAAAGAKVALVGIEAAEQRKVAERIGNAAHSWEADVTSWSDLERATEGVVEHFGGIDIVIANAGIATTGFVRSVDPAAFEKVIEVDLLGVWRTFRVAMPHVVERKGYLLAISSLAAITHAPGMANYAAAKAGVEAFCNSLRAEVAHLGVKVGVAHPTWIKTDLVESADAHPVFGKLRAGMPGLIGKTYPLDVALDCLEAGVRRRARTIHVPRWVGALKLIRAFLPPIVEIGARSRVPSADRAALRDIETRGAREAALTGHGGRAATK; encoded by the coding sequence ATGGCGTTCCTGACCGGCGGCAAAGTCAAAGGCAAGGTCGTACTCATCACCGGAGCCGCTCGCGGCATTGGAGCCGGGCTGGCGGAACGACTCGCCGCGGCAGGCGCCAAGGTCGCGCTCGTCGGCATCGAGGCGGCCGAACAGCGCAAGGTCGCCGAGCGGATCGGAAACGCGGCGCACTCGTGGGAAGCCGACGTCACGAGCTGGAGCGATCTGGAAAGAGCGACCGAGGGCGTCGTCGAACACTTCGGCGGCATCGACATCGTCATCGCCAACGCGGGCATAGCCACCACCGGATTCGTTCGTTCCGTCGACCCCGCGGCCTTCGAAAAGGTGATCGAGGTCGACCTGCTCGGCGTGTGGCGAACCTTCCGCGTCGCCATGCCGCACGTCGTCGAACGCAAGGGCTACCTGCTGGCGATCTCCTCGCTCGCCGCCATCACTCACGCGCCGGGCATGGCCAACTACGCCGCGGCGAAAGCGGGGGTGGAGGCGTTCTGCAACAGCCTGCGCGCCGAAGTAGCCCACCTCGGCGTCAAGGTCGGCGTCGCGCACCCGACGTGGATCAAGACCGACCTCGTCGAGAGCGCCGACGCGCATCCCGTCTTCGGCAAGCTTCGCGCGGGCATGCCCGGACTCATCGGCAAGACGTATCCACTCGACGTCGCGCTCGATTGCCTCGAAGCCGGAGTGCGGCGAAGGGCGAGGACCATCCACGTACCGCGCTGGGTCGGTGCGTTGAAACTGATCAGGGCCTTCCTGCCGCCGATCGTGGAAATCGGCGCGCGAAGCAGGGTGCCCTCGGCCGACAGGGCGGCACTGCGGGACATCGAGACGAGGGGCGCCCGCGAGGCCGCGCTCACCGGCCACGGAGGACGAGCCGCGACGAAGTAG